One part of the Anaeromyxobacter sp. Fw109-5 genome encodes these proteins:
- the serS gene encoding serine--tRNA ligase, whose protein sequence is MLDLKAVAQDFEGFERKLARRGEAAVQAIAPVKPLAARRRELNVQLEKQKKEQSDANAKIRELMRTDKAAGEKARADLRALGDSVKATEQELGQVEAEIERLLLLVPNPPHESVPDGKDEHDNRVVSTWGEKPAMDFKPKPHWELGEALGVLEWQQAAKLSGSRFTISKGAAARLERALAAFFVDVHTSRGYTEILPPYLVTAETMTGTGQLPKFEEDLFKTQGESPMYLIPTAEVPVTNMHRDEIFEANQLPISYCAWTPCFRAEAGAAGRDTRGLIRQHQFHKVELVKFAKAEESYAEHEKMVDDACEVLRRLGLHHRVSLLCTGDMGFSSAKTYDVEVWCPGQDQFREISSVSNCEDFQARRIRVRYRGEGGKPRLAHTLNGSGVAIGRTVVAILENYQQADGTVVVPEALRPYMGGLERIAPQAFPRGVER, encoded by the coding sequence ATGCTCGACCTCAAGGCGGTCGCCCAGGACTTCGAGGGCTTCGAGAGGAAGCTCGCCCGACGTGGGGAGGCGGCCGTCCAGGCGATCGCTCCCGTGAAGCCGCTCGCCGCTCGCCGCCGCGAGCTGAACGTGCAGCTCGAGAAGCAGAAGAAGGAGCAGAGCGACGCGAACGCGAAGATCCGCGAGCTCATGCGCACCGACAAGGCCGCCGGCGAGAAGGCGCGCGCCGACCTGCGCGCGCTGGGCGACTCGGTGAAGGCGACGGAGCAGGAGCTCGGCCAGGTGGAGGCGGAGATCGAGCGGCTGCTCCTCCTCGTGCCGAACCCGCCGCACGAGTCGGTGCCGGACGGGAAGGACGAGCACGACAACCGCGTCGTCTCCACCTGGGGCGAGAAGCCCGCGATGGACTTCAAGCCGAAGCCGCACTGGGAGCTCGGCGAGGCGCTGGGCGTGCTCGAGTGGCAGCAGGCGGCGAAGCTCTCCGGCTCGCGCTTCACCATCTCGAAGGGCGCCGCCGCGCGGCTCGAGCGCGCCCTCGCCGCGTTCTTCGTCGACGTGCACACGAGCCGCGGGTACACGGAGATCCTGCCGCCCTACCTCGTGACCGCCGAGACGATGACCGGCACCGGGCAGCTGCCGAAGTTCGAGGAGGACCTCTTCAAGACGCAGGGCGAGTCGCCGATGTACCTCATCCCGACCGCCGAGGTGCCGGTGACGAACATGCACCGGGACGAGATCTTCGAGGCGAACCAGCTGCCCATCTCGTACTGCGCGTGGACGCCGTGCTTCCGCGCCGAGGCCGGCGCCGCCGGCCGCGACACCCGCGGCCTCATCCGCCAGCACCAGTTCCACAAGGTGGAGCTCGTGAAGTTCGCGAAGGCGGAGGAGAGCTACGCCGAGCACGAGAAGATGGTGGACGACGCCTGCGAGGTGCTGCGCCGCCTCGGCCTGCACCACCGCGTGTCGCTCCTGTGCACGGGCGACATGGGCTTCTCGTCGGCGAAGACCTACGACGTCGAGGTGTGGTGCCCGGGCCAGGACCAGTTCCGGGAGATCAGCTCGGTCTCGAACTGCGAGGACTTCCAGGCCCGCCGCATCCGCGTGCGCTACCGCGGCGAGGGCGGCAAGCCGCGGCTCGCGCACACGCTCAACGGCTCGGGCGTGGCCATCGGCCGGACGGTGGTGGCGATCCTCGAGAACTACCAGCAGGCGGACGGGACGGTCGTGGTGCCCGAGGCGCTGCGGCCGTACATGGGCGGCCTCGAGCGGATCGCGCCGCAGGCGTTTCCGAGGGGGGTGGAGAGGTAG
- a CDS encoding Ig-like domain-containing protein, with protein sequence MARTSAVALVGFLSVVLQACSGGDGDQREELPPVVLAGSSPADGALGVATSAQVTLTFSGALAEASVSASSVSLRCTGTYTGEPYWDVSEALTFPTVVPVEVSYAAASRTITVAPRAPLAARRNCVLQTGGLRDGAGREVAASVSFRTVANPMTRRVSYDAAGAISLAQTFAHDAAGNVIQGVSSYQPGGDGEWLTADDPVGSVWTSAYDAAGNWTSWAAWEAGADLAWFTPDDPVSDFRGAVFDEVGRVLRSVGYGEAGLDGLPFTADDVPSSWSEIVRSAAGDVVAEKFHQYPGADGTWFTADDPTYAYDAFAYDAPGGRLMRLTTVSNPGADGKWLTPDDVPDYYYEFQYDAAGVHDTTIAMGAAGPDAVWLTDDDVPDSCQRVSYGANLRPTRFAWYRAGDDATCFTTDDYVYSYRELSYARNGGVESEIWYRAAGPDGEWFTADDAKGSATWFDPSLGPELAVGNL encoded by the coding sequence ATGGCGCGGACTTCGGCGGTGGCTCTGGTGGGGTTCCTCTCGGTCGTCCTGCAGGCGTGCTCGGGCGGTGACGGCGACCAGCGGGAGGAGCTCCCTCCCGTCGTCCTCGCCGGCAGCTCGCCCGCGGACGGCGCGCTCGGCGTGGCGACCAGCGCGCAGGTGACGCTCACGTTCTCTGGCGCGCTCGCCGAGGCGAGCGTGAGCGCCTCGTCCGTGTCGCTGCGCTGCACCGGCACGTATACGGGAGAGCCGTACTGGGACGTGTCGGAGGCGCTGACCTTCCCCACCGTCGTGCCCGTCGAGGTCTCGTACGCCGCGGCCTCGCGCACGATCACCGTGGCGCCGCGGGCGCCGCTGGCGGCGAGGCGGAACTGCGTGCTCCAGACTGGCGGGCTGCGGGACGGCGCCGGCCGTGAGGTGGCGGCGTCCGTCTCGTTCCGCACCGTCGCGAACCCGATGACCCGGCGCGTCTCCTACGACGCGGCGGGCGCGATCTCGCTAGCGCAGACCTTCGCCCACGACGCGGCCGGGAACGTCATCCAGGGCGTCTCGTCCTATCAGCCGGGCGGCGACGGCGAGTGGCTCACCGCCGACGACCCGGTGGGCTCGGTCTGGACGAGCGCGTACGACGCCGCGGGGAACTGGACGAGCTGGGCTGCGTGGGAGGCCGGCGCGGATCTCGCCTGGTTCACCCCCGACGATCCGGTCTCGGACTTCCGTGGCGCCGTGTTCGACGAGGTGGGTCGCGTCCTGCGGAGCGTGGGGTACGGCGAAGCGGGTCTCGATGGGCTGCCGTTCACGGCCGACGACGTGCCGTCGAGCTGGTCCGAGATCGTTCGCTCGGCGGCGGGCGACGTGGTCGCCGAGAAGTTCCACCAGTACCCGGGCGCGGACGGGACGTGGTTCACGGCGGACGACCCGACGTACGCGTACGACGCGTTCGCCTACGACGCGCCCGGAGGACGGCTGATGCGCCTCACCACCGTGTCGAACCCCGGCGCCGACGGTAAGTGGCTCACGCCCGATGACGTCCCGGACTACTACTACGAGTTCCAGTACGACGCCGCGGGCGTCCACGACACGACGATCGCAATGGGCGCCGCGGGACCGGACGCGGTCTGGCTCACCGATGACGACGTCCCCGACTCCTGCCAGCGGGTCTCGTACGGCGCCAACCTCCGTCCGACGCGGTTCGCGTGGTACCGCGCCGGCGACGACGCCACGTGCTTCACGACGGACGACTACGTCTACTCGTACCGGGAGCTGAGCTACGCGCGGAACGGGGGCGTCGAGAGCGAAATCTGGTACCGCGCCGCGGGGCCGGATGGGGAGTGGTTCACCGCGGACGACGCCAAGGGGAGCGCGACCTGGTTCGACCCGAGCCTCGGGCCTGAGCTGGCCGTCGGTAACCTCTGA
- a CDS encoding site-specific integrase — MGVYQYEKDGRTLFGLDAWIKLPSGQLKRVRVKKIPSQKHAKMLLAKLEIDAFEGRWFDRQLEAKTTVEDCWKAWEPITRRDNDSWRSDVDRARHLVEHLGSRRAAKLTRKDVEEYREKRFEETTRRGGPPAPGTIDREIALLKRCINFAIECGTLVRNPIAAVPLLNEPNTRDMVLKPVMLERILKAAPPTFAPVIEFDYETGLRKTELRFLRWEQVDLGLGCIRLSAKETKTNEARVVYLTSRALEILRATPRQLHSPYVFVNPDTGRPWSEHNKMLRRACERAGYAGIWFHDLRRSFVTNARRSGVPESVVMKLSGHKTRSVFDRYNIIDEGDLKAAVERIDAARREGAAPTFRGEFSTRTD, encoded by the coding sequence ATGGGCGTCTACCAGTACGAGAAGGACGGCCGGACCCTGTTCGGCCTCGATGCATGGATAAAGCTGCCCAGCGGGCAGCTGAAGCGGGTCCGGGTGAAGAAGATCCCGAGCCAGAAGCACGCGAAGATGCTCCTCGCCAAGCTCGAGATCGACGCGTTCGAGGGCCGCTGGTTCGACCGGCAGCTCGAGGCGAAGACGACGGTCGAGGACTGCTGGAAGGCGTGGGAGCCGATCACCCGGCGCGACAACGACAGCTGGCGGTCCGACGTCGATCGGGCGCGCCACCTCGTCGAGCACCTCGGCAGCCGGCGCGCCGCGAAGCTCACGCGCAAGGACGTCGAGGAGTACCGGGAGAAGCGCTTCGAGGAGACCACCCGCCGCGGTGGCCCTCCCGCGCCCGGCACCATCGACCGCGAGATCGCGCTGCTCAAGCGCTGCATCAACTTCGCGATCGAGTGCGGGACGCTCGTGCGGAACCCCATCGCCGCGGTGCCGCTCCTCAACGAGCCGAACACCCGCGACATGGTGCTGAAGCCGGTCATGCTCGAGCGGATCCTGAAGGCGGCGCCGCCCACCTTCGCGCCGGTGATCGAGTTCGACTACGAGACCGGGCTCCGCAAGACCGAGCTCCGCTTCCTGCGCTGGGAGCAGGTGGACCTCGGGCTCGGGTGCATCCGCCTCTCGGCGAAGGAGACGAAGACGAACGAGGCGCGCGTCGTCTACCTCACGAGCCGCGCGCTCGAGATCCTCCGCGCGACCCCGCGCCAGCTCCACTCGCCGTACGTATTCGTGAACCCGGACACCGGCCGGCCCTGGAGCGAGCACAACAAGATGCTCCGCCGCGCCTGCGAGCGCGCCGGCTACGCGGGCATCTGGTTCCACGACCTCCGCCGTTCGTTCGTCACGAACGCGCGCCGGAGCGGCGTGCCGGAATCGGTCGTGATGAAGCTCTCGGGCCACAAGACCCGGAGCGTCTTCGACCGCTACAACATCATCGACGAGGGGGACCTCAAGGCCGCGGTGGAGCGCATCGACGCGGCGCGCCGGGAGGGTGCCGCCCCCACCTTTCGAGGCGAATTTTCCACCCGGACGGACTAG
- a CDS encoding helix-turn-helix domain-containing protein → MPCSFEANAEYREPPSAEARCASCGQVANPCALLRIELRALRQEVAALHGEGRAARRSAGGEGTGETLTPQEAAAYLRLPSVRALYQAVRRGQVPVHRFGPRRMRFHRAELDAVLALR, encoded by the coding sequence GTGCCCTGCTCGTTCGAGGCCAACGCCGAGTACCGGGAGCCGCCCTCGGCCGAGGCGAGGTGCGCGAGCTGCGGCCAGGTCGCGAACCCCTGCGCGCTGCTGCGCATCGAGCTCCGCGCCCTCCGCCAGGAGGTCGCGGCGCTCCACGGGGAGGGCAGGGCGGCGCGGCGCTCCGCCGGCGGCGAGGGCACCGGCGAGACCCTGACGCCGCAGGAGGCGGCCGCGTACCTGCGTCTCCCCTCGGTCCGCGCACTGTACCAGGCGGTCCGCCGCGGCCAGGTCCCCGTCCACCGCTTCGGCCCGCGGCGGATGCGGTTCCACCGGGCGGAGCTCGACGCGGTCCTCGCGCTTCGGTAG